The DNA sequence TTCACTTTGCCACCTCTGAATTCCCAGATTGGGAGACTGTTGTCCGCTATTTAAAGACCAAGATCTAGAGTATTTCTGTAGTGCTATTGCCGGACTAGCCTGGCTTTGCTTTCGACGTATTCATACGGATTAAAGGCATCCAGATTATTAGCCCCTCGAATGTATGGGACCGGACCATAATTTAAGTACTCCAGAATCAAGGCATTCCCTGTGAGTGATGAATATCGTGGTTTACATAAGACCCAATCTATTACTTTCCTGCAAGCATCAATAGCATCTACTAGATATTCATAATTCCCAATTGGAATCCAAGCGCTCTCATCTAGGGGGTGGTTGTCGTTAAAGACCTCAACACTGAGTGGCTTAAATAAATTCACTGCATGCATAGTCATCTCCTGAGTTTTCCGTAGGATAGATAGCATAAGCTCAGGAGATGCCCATGTTTCAATTAGTGGATTGACCCATTCTTTCTCGAAGGTAAGCTTGCACCTGTTCAATTGTCCAAAACGACGACCTTCCAATTTTGATTGGCTTAGGAAATTCACCTTTTTGTACCATTAGCCAAAACTTGGATTTTGATACTGGCATCACCTGCAAAATTTGCGGAATTCTCATTAAAGTAATTGGCGGGATCTGAGGGTTGGAGTGACTCATCGCAATCTCCTTAGCGAGCGCGTTTTAAGTTTTTACGATAAACCTGCAATGCCATCTTTGCAGAACTCATTTTTGTGTATCCATAAGATCGATACAGGCTATACAAACGAAATGCCACCATTAACTTTCATCTCCTATTGCGTTTTGTTATGAATCATTTTGTGCGCTGCTGAACTGCAATGTAGTCAATGAAATATTGATGGTCAATCAAATGTCAATACCCACTTTGTAAACACAAATTAATTTTTGATTACAAAAAAATATTTAGTCATAGAAATGACAGAGGCAATATAAATAAATGGCTACAGCCTTGTCAGTATTTTCTGATAAGTCTAAGAGGGTGGTGGACATGTGTAGATCAATAAACACTTCAGAAAAATAAATTACTCACTGTGAATTTCTCAAATAAAGATTACAGACATTTGTTAGATAAATAAATTAAAGAAAAATACAGAAAAAACGCGTTTGACGATACGCTTTCCGATTGTTAGATTCATCTTTTGCAAAACACATTGCATGAAATAAAAAGAACTACACGGAGACCGTATTAGATGAATTACTACGAGCATCACATTGGAGACTACGCAGAAGCAACGGCGCATCTCACCTTTATTGAAGACGCAACCTATAGCCGACTCATTCGAAAGTACTACGCCACAGAAAAACCATTGCCAATGGATGTGAAGCTCGTGCAAAGATTAATCAATGCGCGATCAAAAGAAGAAAAAAATGCAGTGGTCTCGGTCCTTAATGAATTTTTTACCCTCACTGATGAAGGTTGGCGACAGGAGCGTTGCGATCATGAAATAGCGCGGTTTAAAGACAAGCAGCTCAAAGCCAGGCGGAGTGCAGAAGGCAGGTGGCAGTCATATCCAAATGCTGAGCCCCCAACGGAAAATCCATCCAACAATGCATGCGTTCGCATTGCGACCGCAATGCGAACGCATTGCTCACCAGACACCAAACACCAGTCACCAGTAACCAATCTCCATACACCAGGCAAACAAAACAATGTGGGTAAAAAGGAAAAAATTTCCCAAGGACCACCCATACCCGCGCAAGAGGAAAAAGATTCTCATGAGCGCAACGAAAAATATAAATGCTTTGCAGCCATGATCAGCAAGGAGGGCAGAGCTATTGCATTAGACGACTACCGCATACGGGATATTGTCAATCTGGGGGTAACGGAGGCTGAGGTGGCAGATGCCATCACCAAAGCTAAGGAAACCCGCATGAAAGTCTCAAACCCAACGCCAATCAACGCCGGTTATGTCTTAGCCATTCTCAAGGGCACGCGCAAAAAGTTGGAAACCGCCCAAGCGGATGAAGACGCTTGGTGGAAAACGAATGAGGGCATAGATGCCAAGGGCAGGGAACTTGACATGAGGGCTCAAGGGGCAGAGAACTACGATACCTTCAAAACTCGAATCTTTGCTGAACTACGTAAGCGCCAGGAGGCTCTCAATGCAAAGTAATCAACCCATTGCGGGCGTCATTGATCGCCTAGACATGGAAGACTTTCCGATAGGGTCAAAGGTGAAGACCCCAAGTGGTCGCGTAGGCACGGTGGTCAAGCATCGTGGAGCTCAAAGCCGCCATGACCTATTCCAAAGAATCATCATCGAGTTTGATGAACCTATTGGGGATTCAGTTGCATTGCAACCCCATCTTTTACGGTTGATCAAAACATCATGATTGAAAACAATCAAAAGAAATCAAAGAAATCGGTGCCAAGCAAAAGTAAGGGAGGGGCAAGGTCTGGAGCTGGCCGTAAGGAGGGTAGCCTAACTAAGCGTACCCGTGAGATCGCAGAGATAGCCGCTGCTAAGGGCATCTCGCCTCTGGAGGTCATGATGAATACCATGATGGAACTCTACAAAGA is a window from the Polynucleobacter sp. MWH-Aus1W21 genome containing:
- a CDS encoding AlpA family transcriptional regulator gives rise to the protein MSHSNPQIPPITLMRIPQILQVMPVSKSKFWLMVQKGEFPKPIKIGRSSFWTIEQVQAYLRERMGQSTN
- a CDS encoding YdaU family protein yields the protein MNYYEHHIGDYAEATAHLTFIEDATYSRLIRKYYATEKPLPMDVKLVQRLINARSKEEKNAVVSVLNEFFTLTDEGWRQERCDHEIARFKDKQLKARRSAEGRWQSYPNAEPPTENPSNNACVRIATAMRTHCSPDTKHQSPVTNLHTPGKQNNVGKKEKISQGPPIPAQEEKDSHERNEKYKCFAAMISKEGRAIALDDYRIRDIVNLGVTEAEVADAITKAKETRMKVSNPTPINAGYVLAILKGTRKKLETAQADEDAWWKTNEGIDAKGRELDMRAQGAENYDTFKTRIFAELRKRQEALNAK